The genomic DNA TCCAGCGTCACCTCCTTCGCGGGCTTCAGCCATCAGCACTGGAAGGCGACGCAAGCCGGTAAAATCAAGAGGTCGGAGGTTGCGCCACGCGCCCTTCCGCCACCCCCGAGAAGCGATCGCGCCAAAGCATCGACCCCTCGCCCGCCGACCACGAAAAAGGCCGCACCCCGGAGGGATGCGGCCTGTTCGGTGCATTGTAACTGTCGGAAAGCGGACTACCTGCGGTCGCCCATGAGACGGAGCAGCATGAGGAACAGGTTGTAGAAGTCCAGATACAAGGTCAGGGCGCCCAGGATGGTGCCGCGCCGGATGGCCGCGGTGTCGCCCATGGGCACGTTCTCGCCCATGGTCTTCAGCTTCTGGGTGTCGTAGGCGGTCAGGCCCACGAAGATGATCACGCCGAGGACCGAGATGGCGAAGGACATGCCCGGGCTTTGCAGGAACATGTTCACCACCATGGCGATGATGATGCCGATCAGCCCCATGAAGAGCAGGCTGCCCCAGCCGGTCAGGTCTTTCTTGGTGACCATGCCGTAGATGGACATGGCGCCGAACATGCCCGCGGTGGTGACGAAGGTCGTGACCACCGAGGCCGTGGTGTAGGCCAAGAGAATCGGGGCCAGGGAGAAGCCGTTCAGGGCGCTGAAGGCCATGAACAGGCCCGTCGCCGTGCCGGGATTCATGGTCGAAATCTTGAAGCTCATGAAGAAGACCATGCCGAAGGCCGCCAGCAGGGCGATCATGGGCAGCATGGTGGGCGCGTACGTGCCGGTCTGCGGATTGTAGGCAAAGGCCAGGTTGGTCAGGGCCGGGACGGTCAGAGTGGCGAAGGCCACCAGGGCGGTCAGGCCCAGGCCAGCGCTCATCCAGCCGTAGACGCCGCGCATGAAGGCGTTCAGGACCTCGACGCGGGAGGTCTCCGTCCG from Desulfovibrio sp. Huiquan2017 includes the following:
- a CDS encoding Bax inhibitor-1/YccA family protein is translated as MTQYPSMQRTETSRVEVLNAFMRGVYGWMSAGLGLTALVAFATLTVPALTNLAFAYNPQTGTYAPTMLPMIALLAAFGMVFFMSFKISTMNPGTATGLFMAFSALNGFSLAPILLAYTTASVVTTFVTTAGMFGAMSIYGMVTKKDLTGWGSLLFMGLIGIIIAMVVNMFLQSPGMSFAISVLGVIIFVGLTAYDTQKLKTMGENVPMGDTAAIRRGTILGALTLYLDFYNLFLMLLRLMGDRR